Proteins from one Bos indicus x Bos taurus breed Angus x Brahman F1 hybrid chromosome 19, Bos_hybrid_MaternalHap_v2.0, whole genome shotgun sequence genomic window:
- the LOC113878587 gene encoding uncharacterized protein LOC113878587 isoform X1 → MGCGGRERRERGRRGELAACLPARSSRGRDAPHPSSSASPSKFPVPGRPDPGMATAARPPLRPFFQPPRRNLGQGRRDQTQTLALLGRSRRPPERGAGGFQDGADTLRTNPSHKFYFPFALEVLSGSRSTPARLARLPALPRQRYESVPGEGYFGTLRKRTRFQWNFVSTSISQSGCSFAFSCCLSLVILASKNELVAELIKKKADSYLPILCPFHLLPNIKPPAAFARSWLV, encoded by the exons ATGGGCTGCGGGGGGCGGGAGCGCCGGGAAAGGGGGAGGCGCGGGGAGCtcgctgcctgcctgcctgctcgcTCGAGCCGGGGACGAgacgccccccacccctccagctcGGCCTCTCCATCCAAGTTCCCGGTCCCCGGCCGCCCGGATCCGGGGATGGCAACCGCCGCCCGCCCGCCTCTGCGCCCTTTTTTCCAGCCGCCGCGCAGAAATTTAGGTCAAGGACGTCGGGATCAAACCCAAACCCTGGCGCTCCTTGGGCGCTCCCGGAGACCCCCAGaacggggggcggggggctttCAGGATGGTGCGGACACCCTCCGCACAAACCCCAGCcacaagttttattttcctttcgcGCTGGAAGTTCTGTCTGGCTCTCGATCCACACCGGCACGTCTTGCGCGGCTCCCCGCCCTTCCCCGGCAGAGGTACGAATCCGTGCCCGGGGAAGGTTATTTTGGAACTTTGAGGAAACGGACGCGATTCCAGTG GAACTTCGTATCCACGTCCATAAGTCAATCAGGCTGCAGTTTTGCCTTCTCATGTTGCCTTTCTCTGGTTATACTGGCCTCAAAAAATGAACTG gTCGCTGAGCTGATTAAGAAGAAAGCTGACTCCTACCTTCCAATCTTGTGTCCATTTCATCTGCTTCCAAACATAAAGCCGCCCGCTGCTTTTGCAAGATCTTGGCTGGTTTAA
- the LOC113878587 gene encoding uncharacterized protein LOC113878587 isoform X2, which translates to MGCGGRERRERGRRGELAACLPARSSRGRDAPHPSSSASPSKFPVPGRPDPGMATAARPPLRPFFQPPRRNLGQGRRDQTQTLALLGRSRRPPERGAGGFQDGADTLRTNPSHKFYFPFALEVLSGSRSTPARLARLPALPRQRNFVSTSISQSGCSFAFSCCLSLVILASKNELVAELIKKKADSYLPILCPFHLLPNIKPPAAFARSWLV; encoded by the exons ATGGGCTGCGGGGGGCGGGAGCGCCGGGAAAGGGGGAGGCGCGGGGAGCtcgctgcctgcctgcctgctcgcTCGAGCCGGGGACGAgacgccccccacccctccagctcGGCCTCTCCATCCAAGTTCCCGGTCCCCGGCCGCCCGGATCCGGGGATGGCAACCGCCGCCCGCCCGCCTCTGCGCCCTTTTTTCCAGCCGCCGCGCAGAAATTTAGGTCAAGGACGTCGGGATCAAACCCAAACCCTGGCGCTCCTTGGGCGCTCCCGGAGACCCCCAGaacggggggcggggggctttCAGGATGGTGCGGACACCCTCCGCACAAACCCCAGCcacaagttttattttcctttcgcGCTGGAAGTTCTGTCTGGCTCTCGATCCACACCGGCACGTCTTGCGCGGCTCCCCGCCCTTCCCCGGCAGAG GAACTTCGTATCCACGTCCATAAGTCAATCAGGCTGCAGTTTTGCCTTCTCATGTTGCCTTTCTCTGGTTATACTGGCCTCAAAAAATGAACTG gTCGCTGAGCTGATTAAGAAGAAAGCTGACTCCTACCTTCCAATCTTGTGTCCATTTCATCTGCTTCCAAACATAAAGCCGCCCGCTGCTTTTGCAAGATCTTGGCTGGTTTAA
- the LOC113878587 gene encoding uncharacterized protein LOC113878587 isoform X3 — protein MGCGGRERRERGRRGELAACLPARSSRGRDAPHPSSSASPSKFPVPGRPDPGMATAARPPLRPFFQPPRRNLGQGRRDQTQTLALLGRSRRPPERGAGGFQDGADTLRTNPSHKFYFPFALEVLSGSRSTPARLARLPALPRQRYESVPGEGYFGTLRKRTRFQWNFVSTSISQSGCSFAFSCCLSLVILASKNELVSFL, from the exons ATGGGCTGCGGGGGGCGGGAGCGCCGGGAAAGGGGGAGGCGCGGGGAGCtcgctgcctgcctgcctgctcgcTCGAGCCGGGGACGAgacgccccccacccctccagctcGGCCTCTCCATCCAAGTTCCCGGTCCCCGGCCGCCCGGATCCGGGGATGGCAACCGCCGCCCGCCCGCCTCTGCGCCCTTTTTTCCAGCCGCCGCGCAGAAATTTAGGTCAAGGACGTCGGGATCAAACCCAAACCCTGGCGCTCCTTGGGCGCTCCCGGAGACCCCCAGaacggggggcggggggctttCAGGATGGTGCGGACACCCTCCGCACAAACCCCAGCcacaagttttattttcctttcgcGCTGGAAGTTCTGTCTGGCTCTCGATCCACACCGGCACGTCTTGCGCGGCTCCCCGCCCTTCCCCGGCAGAGGTACGAATCCGTGCCCGGGGAAGGTTATTTTGGAACTTTGAGGAAACGGACGCGATTCCAGTG GAACTTCGTATCCACGTCCATAAGTCAATCAGGCTGCAGTTTTGCCTTCTCATGTTGCCTTTCTCTGGTTATACTGGCCTCAAAAAATGAACTG gTAAGTTTCCTATAA